From one Lycium ferocissimum isolate CSIRO_LF1 chromosome 5, AGI_CSIRO_Lferr_CH_V1, whole genome shotgun sequence genomic stretch:
- the LOC132055491 gene encoding uncharacterized protein LOC132055491, translating into MSFFPSYWTMGGIIIWLMLLSVDFVNSYMVDGELGPRTRTSMTYKYERTDEVKKECASVLAYASELKPDDDNRIYSIKQELSFMNGDWWQVSNGVSVMPFDDRDSKRSSDRRSPLNLVSFWVTNVDRAHRIKRSVSVSGILQIGITLDGLFSSKPFEKSPHFDIWPSHSQLSVSFEGVYIESKKSREERVMCLLGSTMLPSRQQESTDPWEWVKESGYTNQPPLMQDDRILLVLHYPKTNTLTNRAILGTMKSLNPKTSFKYFDEVHMSSWLGTSSKYEFGSEKFVSKACDPYPYKDSLSTEINTYRGLDFCNILQRFTHQEALTVVPNWKCNGTDDFCSQLGPFKSDKEIKATEGGFNDVKLVLQDVRCDKITFKDNATFSLRISSMFRVVSPLENQFTAAQRTGLNNMTLSAEGIWKSSNGQLCMVGCREDSNCDSRICLYVPLSFSITQRSIIIGHFSSVDGSSRSYVPLSFEKLIRPVELWDEYTASRPYYKYSKIDGAATVLEKNEPFNFGSMFKKSLLTFPKLEDADSFPISLSILSEDLSLHTSAVASGSANQRVEIEIEILSLGPMFGPLSNGSIGEKENTYHAKAEYTEKQLLLNVSAQLIVTGTSYNNISSLFVEGLYDPHVGKMYLIGCRDVRASWKILYESMDLEAGLDCLIEVVIAYPPTTARWLVNPTAKISVSSQRNEDDPLYFNPVNFQTFPIMYRKQREDILSRRGVEGILRILTLSLALFCIFSQLLYIRDNAESVLYVSLAMLGVQALGYGLPLITGAEALFKMMGADVNETPSDDLDNSQWIRLIDYTVKVLVLVAFLVTARLSQKVWRSRVRLLTRSPLEPHRVPSDKWVFLSTLVIHAVGYIVVLFMHSFNTSQKPLHAEHYVDSTGNFHTLREWETELEEYMGLIQDFFLLPQVIGNLVWQINCKPLRKLYYIGLTSVRLLPHVYDYIRSPVPNPYFSEEYEFVNPRFDFYTKFGDIAIPVAAVLLAVLVYIQQRWNYEKLSETLKLGNIKLLPVGSKVYERLPSAEAELTSGVNNHVKDRDVN; encoded by the coding sequence AtgtctttttttccttcttattgGACAATGGGCGGTATTATTATCTGGTTGATGTTGCTGTCAGTTGATTTTGTTAATTCTTACATGGTAGATGGAGAGTTAGGACCTAGGACTAGAACTTCTATGACTTACAAATATGAAAGAACTGATGAGGTCAAGAAAGAATGTGCTTCTGTTTTAGCCTATGCTTCTGAATTGAAACCTGATGATGATAACAGAATCTATAGCATAAAACAAGAATTATCTTTTATGAATGGTGATTGGTGGCAAGTGTCCAATGGGGTTTCAGTAATGCCTTTTGATGATAGAGATTCAAAGAGATCATCAGATCGTCGATCCCCGTTGAACTTAGTTTCATTCTGGGTTACTAATGTCGATCGTGCCCATCGGATTAAAAGGTCTGTGAGTGTGAGTGGAATATTGCAGATTGGTATTACCCTTGATGGCTTGTTTTCGAGTAAACCATTCGAAAAAAGTCCTCATTTTGATATATGGCCCAGTCATTCCCAGCTTTCTGTGTCTTTCGAAGGAGTATACATTGAATCGAAAAAAAGTCGAGAAGAAAGAGTGATGTGTTTGTTAGGATCCACCATGTTGCCTTCTCGTCAGCAAGAGTCTACTGATCCATGGGAGTGGGTAAAGGAATCGGGTTATACTAATCAGCCACCACTTATGCAAGATGATCGAATTTTACTCGTGCTTCATTATCCTAaaacaaatacattgacaaataGAGCTATTCTAGGAACCATGAAAAGCTTAAACCCAAAGACCAGTTTTAAATACTTTGATGAAGTTCATATGTCTTCTTGGCTCGGAACTTCATCAAAGTATGAATTTGGGTCTGAAAAATTTGTGTCAAAAGCTTGTGATCCGTACCCGTACAAAGATAGTTTGAGTACTGAGATAAATACATATAGAGGGCTTGACTTTTGTAATATTCTTCAAAGATTCACTCACCAAGAAGCCTTAACAGTTGTGCCAAACTGGAAATGCAACGGTACGGATGATTTTTGCAGTCAATTGGGTCCGTTTAAATCAGACAAGGAGATAAAGGCCACGGAGGGGGGTTTTAACGACGTCAAACTTGTCCTTCAAGATGTTCGATGTGATAAAATCACTTTCAAAGATAATGCCACTTTTTCTTTAAGGATCTCTTCCATGTTTAGAGTGGTTTCTCCATTGGAGAATCAGTTCACCGCAGCACAAAGGACTGGGCTTAATAACATGACTCTTTCGGCTGAGGGAATCTGGAAATCTTCCAATGGACAGCTTTGTATGGTTGGTTGCCGTGAAGATAGCAACTGCGATTCTCGAATCTGCTTGTATGTTCCCCTCTCCTTTTCTATAACACAAAGGAGCATAATTATTGGCCATTTTTCCAGCGTTGATGGAAGCAGTAGAAGTTACGTCCCTTTATCATTTGAGAAACTGATCCGCCCAGTTGAGCTGTGGGATGAATATACCGCTTCTCGCCCATACTACAAGTACTCAAAAATCGATGGAGCTGCTACAGTCCTTGAAAAAAATGAGCCCTTCAACTTTGGTTCAATGTTTAAGAAATCACTGTTGACATTCCCAAAACTGGAAGATGCAGATTCTTTTCCCATCAGCCTTTCGATTCTTTCTGAAGATCTCTCTCTTCACACATCGGCAGTTGCCTCTGGTTCAGCTAACCAAagagttgaaattgaaattgagaTTCTTTCTCTTGGTCCAATGTTTGGGCCTTTGTCAAATGGTTCGATCGGTGAAAAAGAGAATACTTATCATGCTAAGGCTGAATACACAGAAAAACAGCTTCTTTTAAATGTTTCTGCTCAACTGATTGTCACTGGGACGTCATACAACAACATCTCTTCGCTTTTTGTAGAGGGGCTATATGATCCACATGTCGGAAAGATGTACCTCATTGGTTGCAGGGATGTTCGAGCCTCCTGGAAAATCCTATACGAAAGTATGGACCTTGAAGCTGGATTGGATTGTCTAATTGAGGTGGTTATAGCATACCCACCAACCACTGCTCGTTGGTTGGTCAATCCGACAGCTAAAATATCCGTATCCTCTCAAAGGAATGAGGATGATCCACTCTATTTTAATCCTGTGAACTTCCAAACTTTCCCCATTATGTACAGGAAGCAGCGAGAAGATATTCTTTCCCGCAGGGGCGTAGAGGGAATTCTCCGTATCTTGACCCTCTCTCTGGCACTCTTTTGCATTTTCAGCCAATTATTATACATCAGAGATAATGCGGAATCGGTTCTTTATGTCTCGCTTGCCATGCTAGGTGTCCAAGCTCTTGGCTACGGCCTGCCATTGATCACAGGTGCAGAGGCTTTGTTCAAAATGATGGGTGCTGACGTCAATGAGACTCCATCTGACGATCTTGATAACAGCCAGTGGATCCGTCTGATCGATTATACCGTCAAGGTTCTTGTGCTTGTTGCCTTTTTAGTAACAGCAAGGCTCAGCCAAAAGGTGTGGAGATCCCGTGTAAGATTACTGACAAGGAGCCCTCTTGAACCACATCGTGTTCCAAGTGACAAGTGGGTATTTCTCAGTACACTGGTAATACATGCTgttggatatattgttgttttgtttatGCACTCCTTTAATACAAGTCAGAAACCTCTTCATGCTGAACATTACGTAGATTCCACTGGAAATTTCCACACATTGAGGGAATGGGAAACTGAGTTGGAGGAGTACATGGGTTTGATTCAAGATTTCTTTTTGCTTCCTCAAGTAATAGGCAACCTTGTTTGGCAAATCAATTGCAAACCACTCAGAAAGCTATACTATATCGGGCTTACATCCGTTAGACTTCTGCCTCATGTATATGATTACATCAGATCTCCTGTTCCTAATCCCTACTTCTCTGAAGAATACGAGTTTGTGAACCCCCGGTTTGATTTTTACACCAAGTTTGGAGACATCGCCATACCGGTGGCTGCAGTTCTTCTGGCAGTTTTAGTGTACATTCAGCAGAGGTGGAATTATGAGAAGCTTAGCGAAACGCTTAAACTGGGAAACATTAAGCTTCTACCAGTGGGG
- the LOC132055188 gene encoding LOW QUALITY PROTEIN: uncharacterized protein LOC132055188 (The sequence of the model RefSeq protein was modified relative to this genomic sequence to represent the inferred CDS: inserted 2 bases in 1 codon) produces MAGDLVFTPEEMVIDHGLGYPKAYSNLCKDRSFGPFSRGPPFTFTPYALPQHEVLRAKELDDMFPIIDPNAQPNTKPKIFVSLLWKQLNHLGNAGFDPEVFRVDAYGNVLYYHADSASPLAWEIDHWFPCSRGGLTAPSNLRIMQWQACKNKNNKLEFLIPWWDLQVGISINQFLSIFSISNSDFRRRAFSWLFSEGENEELNASQTVDSHVFPQHFVESKEKIGLAPAAVVLSRRESFDSSSTLRSLDINRRPRSNTPIVACKRSKTDLKENEDPGMVTNPYQAIVIARDSLRHREETAKMQAEIQRLDDEVGELKQKTEEEKAAAQDLELILTKKRRRAEKCRRLAEAQSSYRAMLEKMIRDAMHQSIVYKEQVRLNQAAANTLMAXEAQRAICDSAERDLHRRFKQRDELEQQIRPEWDQTRKRSRMDEFPDEEGGDEKTLLFLPSSCSGAELENDDKRVLCLPKMDPKDSMHKELRIFLEEEQKAYEDRLSLNGGKQKETHHRISMGLPSEHSNKTIVQAKDEDPAEEKVQNLEIQEEGITYNPGFPIFHETEREEEEDEDSRKQRGKGNIEKWLQLLLDNSQEPTNIQTAEENDSGTRTLNAGEEDKTDEIDGTITKLNFKYPQKEMKISKPEETGLVEDVKQSQKVQNRTEAVQNQVGTKREEVVEMKGRRSNSCERTERKSEKEKERELLRSDSARLFRRIPSSPSLLLSGMKKRVDCIRKKPSVVGDDSDEGQVGGNGFIRSSIKTIKRAVKM; encoded by the exons ATGGCTGGCGATCTTGTTTTTACCCCTGAAGAAATGGTGATTGATCATGGATTGGGATACCCAAAAGCCTATTCGAATCTCTGTAAAGATCGGAGTTTTGGTCCTTTCAGCCGTGGCCCTCCTTTCACTTTCACTCCCTATGCTTTACCACAACATGAG GTTTTGAGAGCCAAGGAATTGGATGACATGTTCCCCATCATTGATCCGAATGCACAACCCAATACAAAGCCCAAGATTTTTGTGTCTCTTTTGTGGAAGCAACTCAACCACCTGGG AAATGCAGGATTTGATCCTGAAGTATTTCGAGTAGACGCATACGGCAATGTTCTGTATTATCATGCTGATTCTGCTTCACCTCTAGCATGGGAAATTGATCACTGGTTTCCTTGCTCCA GAGGAGGACTAACTGCTCCAAGCAATCTGAGAATAATGCAGTGGCAAGCatgcaagaacaagaataataagCTGGAATTTCTTATACCCTGGTGGGATCTGCAAGTtggaatatcaataaaccaGTTTTTGTCCATCTTTTCTATATCGAATTCAGATTTCAG GCGTAGAGCATTTTCTTGGTTGTTCTCTGAAGGTGAAAATGAAGAACTTAACGCCTCACAAACTGTTGATTCACATGTTTTTCCTCAACATTTTGTTGAATCAAAAGAAAAGATTGGCCTCGCTCCAGCAGCTGTTGTTCTATctcgaagggagtcttttgattcTTCCTCAACTCTGAGATCATTGGATATCAATAGAAGACCAAGATCAAACACTCCTATTGTAG CTTGTAAAAGATCAAAAACGGATctgaaagaaaatgaagatccAGGGATGGTAACCAATCCATACCAGGCTATTGTGATAGCTAGAGATTCTTTGAGACACAGAGAAGAGACAGCAAAGATGCAGGCAGAAATACAGAGATTAGATGATGAAGTGGGTGAATTAAAGCAGAAGACTGAAGAGGAGAAAGCAGCAGCACAAGATTTGGAGCTAATCctaacaaagaaaagaaggagagcaGAGAAGTGTCGACGACTAGCTGAGGCACAATCTTCTTATAGAGCTATGCTAGAGAAGATGATTCGAGATGCCATGCACCA GAGTATTGTGTATAAAGAACAAGTGAGGTTGAATCAGGCAGCAGCTAACACCCTTATGGC AGAAGCTCAAAGAGCAATTTGTGATTCTGCAGAGAGAGACCTACACAGGAGATTCAAACAGAGAGATGAACTCGAGCAACAGATAAGACCTGAGTGGGACCAAACAAGAAAAAGATCTAGGATGGATGAATTTCCGGATGAAGAGGGAGGAGATGAGAAGACTCTTCTCTTTCTGCCTAGCAGCTGCTCGGGGGCAGAATTAGAGAACGATGATAAGAGAGTTCTATGCTTGCCCAAGATGGATCCCAAGGACAGTATGCATAAGGAGTTAAGAATATTTTTGGAGGAAGAGCAGAAAGCATACGAGGATAGACTATCTCTAAATGGAGGAAAACAGAAAGAAACTCATCACAGAATCAGCATGGGACTGCCATCTGAACACAGCAACAAGACTATTGTGCAGGCAAAGGATGAGGATCCAGCAGAAGAGAAGGTTCAAAATTTAGAAATACAAGAAGAAGGGATAACATACAACCCCGGGTTTCCCATTTTTCATGAAACTGAaagagaggaggaggaggatgaAGATAGCAGAAAGCAACGTGGGaaaggaaatattgaaaaatggCTTCAGTTGCTTCTGGACAACTCTCAAGAACCTACCAACATTCAGACTGCTGAGGAGAATGATAGTGGTACGAGAACTCTTAATGCAGGAGAAGAAGATAAAACTGATGAGATTGATGGCACAATAACAAAGCTGAATTTCAAATATCCACAAAAGGAGATGAAGATATCTAAACCTGAGGAGACAGGATTAGTTGAGGATGTGAAACAGTCACAGAAGGTGCAAAATAGAACGGAAGCTGTCCAAAATCAAGTAGGAACAAAACGAGAGGAAGTTGTCGAAATGAAAGGAA GGAGATCTAACAGCTGTGAAAGAACTGAAAGGAAGAGtgagaaggaaaaggaaagggaACTCTTGAGGTCGGACAGTGCTAGGTTGTTTAGGCGTATCCCGTCCTCCCCATCTCTCCTCTTGAGTGGCATGAAAAAGAGAGTGGATTGCATAAGGAAGAAGCCCTCAGTAGTTGGTGATGATAGTGATGAAGGACAGGTAGGAGGTAACGGCTTCATAAGGTCATCCATCAAAACAATCAAGAGAGCAGTGAAGATGTAG
- the LOC132055490 gene encoding molybdate transporter 2, with protein MTSQPSDHTTPLLHRNWWRSHLSTLPFTASLRLKTSLLSELGGSVGDLGTYIPIVLALTLVSNLDLSTTLIFTAFYNIITGALFGIPMPVQPMKSIAAVAVSETPHLTVPQIAAAGICTAGTLLFLGVTGLMSFFYRFIPLPVVRGIQLSQGLAFAFSAIKYIRYNQDFASTTKASSNTPRAWFGLDGVILALTCVSFVILVTGSGEVVEDDEDSTNGIDRSRVRRSRLRILSAIPAALVVFLLGLILCFVRDPSIIGDIKFGPSRIHVLEITWEDWKTGFLRGAIPQIPLSVLNSVIAVCKLSADLFPEKEVSATRVSVSVGLMNLVGCWFGAMPCCHGAGGLAGQYRFGGRSGASVAFLGLGKLVLGLVFGSSFVRILSQFPIGILGVLLLFAGIELAMASRDMNTKEESFVMLVCAAVSLTGSSAALGFGCGIVLFLLLKLRQLDCFGGRVGRSNSRSNIDEASLNP; from the coding sequence ATGACTTCTCAACCTTCCGACCATACTACTCCCCTCCTCCACCGCAACTGGTGGCGCAGCCACCTTTCCACCCTTCCATTCACCGCCTCACTCCGCTTAAAAACCTCTCTACTCTCCGAACTTGGTGGCTCAGTCGGCGACTTAGGCACATACATCCCAATTGTCTTAGCACTCACTTTAGTATCCAATCTTGATCTCAGCACTACCCTTATCTTCACCGCATTCTACAACATAATAACCGGTGCTCTTTTCGGTATCCCTATGCCTGTCCAACCCATGAAATCCATTGCTGCCGTTGCTGTCTCTGAGACACCTCATCTTACTGTTCCTCAAATCGCTGCTGCTGGAATATGCACAGCTGGTACACTGTTATTCCTCGGAGTTACCGGACTTATGTCCTTCTTTTATCGGTTTATTCCACTCCCTGTTGTTCGTGGTATTCAGCTTTCTCAAGGCCTAGCTTTTGCTTTCTCTGCTATCAAATATATTCGGTATAATCAAGACTTCGCTAGTACTACAAAGGCTAGCAGTAATACCCCACGTGCATGGTTTGGTCTTGACGGAGTTATTTTGGCTCTCACTTGCGTATCTTTTGTTATTCTTGTTACTGGTTCTGGTGAAGTCGTTGAGGACGATGAAGATAGTACTAATGGAATTGATCGGAGTAGAGTTCGACGCAGCAGATTACGAATACTATCAGCAATTCCAGCAGCTCTTGTTGTGTTTTTGTTGGGATTGATTCTCTGTTTTGTGCGTGATCCTTCAATTATTGGCGATATTAAATTTGGTCCATCAAGAATCCATGTATTGGAGATCACGTGGGAAGACTGGAAAACCGGGTTTTTAAGGGGTGCGATTCCCCAGATTCCGTTATCCGTATTGAATTCTGTGATTGCTGTGTGTAAATTGTCAGCTGATTTGTTTCCAGAAAAGGAAGTTTCGGCTACGAGAGTTTCTGTGAGtgttgggttgatgaatttggtggGTTGTTGGTTTGGAGCTATGCCGTGTTGCCACGGGGCAGGAGGACTAGCCGGACAATATAGGTTTGGTGGGAGGAGTGGCGCATCTGTGGCGTTTCTTGGGTTGGGTAAATTGGTtcttggattggtatttgggAGTTCATTTGTGAGGATTTTGAGTCAGTTTCCTATTGGGATACTTGGGGTGCTTTTGTTGTTTGCTGGGATTGAATTGGCTATGGCTTCAAGGGATATGAACACAAAGGAAGAATCTTTTGTCATGTTGGTTTGTGCGGCTGTATCGTTGACAGGGTCTAGTGCTGCACTGGGATTTGGGTGTGGTATTGTGCTATTTTTGCTGTTGAAATTGAGGCAATTGGACTGCTTTGGTGGCCGCGTTGGGAGATCAAACTCCAGGTCAAACATTGATGAAGCTAGTCTCAATCCGTAA
- the LOC132055489 gene encoding pentatricopeptide repeat-containing protein At1g15510, chloroplastic: MAAVSAKTPTTSLPLDPPNPQFSKLHSSKSLNFSSIFQKSHFFSLKKNHQNSLLNSNSSTSTPTTDPNSHIIQLCSQNQLEQAIVYLKSINGTIEEETYVSLARLCEFKRASNEGCEVFSCIVNCMNQLSLRLGNALLSMFVRLGNLGDAWYVFGKMEERDVFSWNVLIGGYAKNGYFDEALDMYQRMLWVGIRPDVYTFPCVLRTCGGLPDWRMGREIHGHVIRFNYESEIDVVNALMTMYVKCGDVGNARVLFDGMSKRDRISWNAMISGYFENGEFLEGLMLFSSMREVGFFPDLMTMTSVISACEALGDESLGRALHGYVSRMDFYSDVSVHNSLIQFYSAIGYWEEAEKIFDRIKCKDVVSWTAMISGYESNGFPEKAINTYKMMELEGVMPDEITIASVLSACTSLGLLEMGVKLQQLAERRGLISYVIVSNTLIDLYSKCSCIDKALEIFHTIPDKNVISWTSIILGLRINNRSLEALIFFREMKRHQDPNSVTLVSVLSACSRIGALMCGKEIHAYVLRNGMEFHGFLPNALLDFYVRCGRMAPALNLFNMQKEDVTAWNILLTGYAQRGQGVLAIELFDGMITSRVKPDEITFISLLRACSRSGLVAEGLDYLNSMESKYCIIPNLKHYACVVDLLGRAGLVVDAYDFIVSLPVKPDSAIWGALLNACRIHRQVELGELAAKHILETDERGVGYYVLLCNFYSDNGRWDEVVRLRKIMIEKGLTIDPGCSWIEVKGNVHAFLIGDNLHPQSKEINAVLEGFYEKMKAAHHSESERYTVNEVEDSKAEIFCGHSERLAIAFGLINTAPGTPIFVTKNLYMCKSCHDTIKFISEVVRREISVRDTEHFHHFKDGRCTCGDENYLGKLASHNQKESIHR, from the coding sequence ATGGCTGCTGTCTCTGCTAAAACCCCAACTACATCTCTCCCTTTAGACCCCCCTAACCCTCAATTCTCTAAACTCCATTCTTCTaaatctcttaatttctctagCATCTTCCAAAAATCCcactttttttcccttaaaaaaaaccATCAAAATTCTCTCCTTAACTCCAACTCATCCACTTCTACTCCTACAACTGACCCAAATTCCCATATTATCCAATTATGCTCTCAAAACCAGCTAGAACAAGCAATAGTCTATTTAAAGTCAATAAATGGCACCATAGAAGAAGAAACATATGTTTCTTTAGCTAGGCTTTGTGAATTTAAAAGGGCGTCGAATGAGGGATGTGAGGTATTTTCTTGCATAGTTAATTGTATGAACCAGTTGAGCTTGAGGCTAGGAAATGCTTTGTTGAGTATGTTTGTTAGGTTGGGGAATTTGGGTGATGCGTGGTATGTTTTTGGGAAAATGGAGGAAAGGGATGTTTTTTCTTGGAATGTTTTGATTGGTGGGTATGCGAAAAACGGGTATTTTGATGAGGCTTTGGATATGTATCAAAGGATGTTGTGGGTTGGTATTAGACCTGATGTTTATACTTTTCCTTGTGTTTTAAGGACTTGTGGGGGTTTGCCTGATTGGAGAATGGGTAGGGAGATACATGGTCATGTAATACGGTTTAACTATGAGTCGgaaattgatgttgttaatgcgTTGATGACGATGTATGTGAAGTGTGGTGATGTTGGCAATGCAAGAGTGTTGTTTGATGGAATGTCTAAGAGGGATAGAATTTCTTGGAATGCTATGATTTCGGGTTACTTTGAGAATGGTGAGTTTTTGGAAGGGTTAATGTTGTTCTCGTCAATGCGGGAAGTTGGGTTTTTTCCGGATTTGATGACCATGACAAGTGTGATTTCAGCTTGTGAGGCTCTCGGGGATGAGAGTTTAGGGAGGGCCCTTCACGGGTATGTGTCAAGAATGGATTTTTATAGTGATGTTTCGGTGCACAACtctcttattcaattttatTCAGCTATTGGGTATTGGGAGGAAGCAGAAAAGATCTTCGATAGGATAAAGTGCAAAGATGTAGTTTCATGGACTGCAATGATCTCGGGTTATGAGAGTAATGGGTTTCCCGAGAAGGCCATTAATACGTACAAAATGATGGAGCTAGAAGGTGTTATGCCGGATGAAATTACTATTGCTTCTGTTCTATCTGCCTGCACTTCATTAGGCCTTCTAGAAATGGGTGTTAAGCTTCAACAACTAGCTGAAAGGAGAGGACTTATATCATACGTGATTGTTTCAAACACTCTGATCGACTTGTACTCGAAGTGCAGCTGTATTGACAAGGCGTTGGAAATTTTTCACACGATACCGGATAAAAACGTCATATCTTGGACTTCTATTATTCTTGGTCTCCGGATTAATAATCGTAGTTTGGAAGCTTTGATCTTTTTTAGAGAAATGAAACGCCATCAGGATCCCAATTCTGTTACCTTAGTGTCTGTCCTCTCTGCATGTTCTAGAATCGGTGCACTGATGTGTGGTAAAgaaatacatgcatatgtattgAGGAACGGAATGGAATTTCATGGGTTCTTACCCAATGCACTCCTTGACTTCTACGTGAGGTGTGGAAGGATGGCCCCAGCACTAAATCTGTTTAATATGCAGAAAGAGGATGTTACTGCTTGGAATATCTTGCTGACTGGCTATGCTCAGCGAGGGCAAGGTGTGCTTGCAATTGAGCTTTTTGATGGAATGATAACTTCAAGAGTAAAGCCAGATGAGATTACTTTCATTTCTCTGTTACGTGCTTGTAGTAGATCTGGTTTAGTGGCTGAAGGCCTTGACTATTTGAATAGCATGGAGAGTAAATATTGTATTATTCCGAATCTGAAGCATTACGCTTGTGTGGTTGATCTGCTAGGCCGTGCAGGTCTAGTGGTCgatgcttatgattttattgtaTCATTGCCTGTGAAACCCGATTCCGCTATCTGGGGGGCTTTATTAAATGCGTGTAGGATCCACAGGCAGGTTGAACTTGGAGAACTAGCAGCTAAACACATTCTTGAAACAGATGAGAGGGGTGTCGGATATTATGTTCTCCTCTGCAACTTCTATTCTGACAATGGCAGATGGGATGAAGTTGTAAGATTAAGGAAGATTATGATAGAAAAAGGACTGACTATCGATCCTGGTTGCAGCTGGATAGAAGTAAAGGGAAATGTACACGCATTTCTTATTGGTGATAACTTACACCCCCAAAGTAAGGAAATTAATGCAGTTCTAGAAGGattttatgaaaaaatgaaGGCAGCACATCATAGTGAATCAGAAAGATATACAGTGAATGAGGTTGAAGATTCAAAAGCCGAGATCTTTTGTGGACACAGTGAGAGACTAGCTATTGCATTTGGGCTTATAAATACGGCTCCGGGGACGCCAATTTTTGTCACAAAGAATCTTTATATGTGCAAGAGCTGTCACGACACAATCAAGTTTATCTCTGAGGTTGTGCGGAGGGAGATTTCAGTTAGAGATACTGAGCATTTCCACCATTTTAAGGATGGAAGATGCACATGTGGGGATGAAAATTATTTGGGAAAACTTGCAAGTCATAACCAGAAAGAATCGATTCACAGGTGA
- the LOC132055488 gene encoding root phototropism protein 3-like: MNDLLASTYYSSVHTNSKMNRPTLSDSDILPGKSTHFSAECWFDDTCILDMDYFVKTLSGIKAKGVRPDLIGSIITHYASKWLPDLSPDEGSPVLIGSKDFEDSLESVTALWMKKRFFVETLVGILPPEKDSIPCNFLLRLLRIANMVRVEPSYRVELEKRISWQLDQATLKELMIPSFVHTCGTLLDVELVLRLVERFMSLDEGVRSGSALIKVAKLVDNYLAEAAVDANLTLLEFIGLASALPGHARSTDDGLYRAIDTYLKAHPGVTKQERKTLCRLIDSRKLSPEASLHAAQNERLPVRAVIQVLLSEQTKLNNKQQIDWSGSFVSGTRSPNNQGFTEPSARCTSKREIHIQQMEIKRLKEDVLRLQSQCMAMQAQIEKLLDKKRGGRFFSWKKIIVPSLVNKADKYGEIDRETDVGFIGRQTPIDMKTRLVRGKTSNKWRKSLS, encoded by the exons ATGAATGACTTACTAGCTAGTACTTATTACTCTAGTGTTCACACAAACTCTAAAATGAACAGACCAACATTGTCGGACTCCGACATTCTTCCCGGTAAATCCACACATTTCTCAGCCGAATGTTGGTTCGACGACACATGTATCCTCGACATGGACTACTTTGTCAAGACACTTTCCGGCATAAAGGCCAAAGGTGTTCGTCCCGACCTTATTGGCTCGATTATAACTCACTATGCATCTAAATGGCTTCCGGACCTGTCTCCTGACGAAG GTTCACCAGTGTTAATAGGCTCGAAAGATTTTGAGGACTCACTGGAAAGCGTAACAGCGTTATGGATGAAGAAAAGGTTTTTTGTAGAAACATTAGTCGGAATTCTCCCACCTGAGAAAGATTCAATCCCTTGCAATTTCCTCTTGCGGTTGCTTCGGATCGCCAATATGGTTCGGGTCGAGCCTAGTTACCGGGTTGAATTGGAGAAACGGATATCATGGCAACTAGACCAGGCTACACTGAAGGAACTAATGATTCCATCTTTTGTTCACACCTGTGGGACATTATTGGATGTTGAACTTGTTCTTAGGTTGGTTGAGAGGTTTATGAGTTTAGATGAAGGTGTAAGAAGTGGAAGTGCTTTAATTAAGGTTGCTAAGCTTGTGGATAATTACTTAGCTGAAGCTGCTGTTGATGCGAATTTGACGTTGTTGGAGTTTATTGGTCTTGCTAGTGCACTTCCTGGCCATGCTCGTTCTACAGATGATGGCTTGTACAGAGCCATTGATACCTACCTCAAA GCGCATCCCGGGGTgacaaaacaagaaagaaaaacccTATGCAGATTGATCGACAGCAGAAAGCTATCACCTGAAGCGTCCCTACATGCAGCACAAAACGAACGTTTGCCAGTGCGAGCAGTAATTCAAGTACTGTTATCCGAACAAACAAAGCTTAACAACAAGCAGCAAATTGATTGGAGCGGTTCTTTTGTAAGCGGAACACGAAGCCCCAATAATCAGGGATTTACTGAGCCTTCAGCTCGGTGTACGTCTAAGCGCGAAATACATATCCAACAGATGGAGATAAAGAGGCTGAAAGAAGATGTTTTGAGGTTACAGAGTCAGTGTATGGCAATGCAAGCGCAAATTGAGAAGTTGTTGGACAAGAAACGAGGTGGCCGTTTTTTTAGCTGGAAGAAAATTATTGTGCCTTCCTTAGTGAATAAGGCTGATAAATATGGAGAAATTGATAGAGAAACTGATGTGGGATTTATTGGAAGACAAACTCCTATTGATATGAAGACTAGGCTTGTTCGAGGCAAAACTTCTAACAAGTGGAGGAAATCTTTGTcctga